The following are from one region of the Microcebus murinus isolate Inina unplaced genomic scaffold, M.murinus_Inina_mat1.0 scaf005_hap2_Mmur4.0, whole genome shotgun sequence genome:
- the LOC105858878 gene encoding eukaryotic translation initiation factor 4E-binding protein 2, translating into MSSSASSGHQPIQSRAIPTRTVPISDSAQLPHDYCTTPGATLFSTTPGGTRIIYDRKFLLDRRNSPMAQTPPCHLPNIPGVTSPGTLIEDSKVEVNNLNNLNDHDRKHAVGDDAQFEMDI; encoded by the coding sequence ATGTCCTCGTCCGCCAGCAGCGGCCACCAGCCCATCCAGAGCCGCGCCATCCCCACCCGCACCGTGCCCATCAGCGACTCCGCGCAGCTACCTCATGACTATTGCACCACGCCCGGGGCGACCCTCTTCTCCACCACACCAGGAGGAACTCGAATCATTTATGATCGAAAATTTCTGTTGGATCGTCGTAATTCTCCCATGGCTCAGACCCCGCCCTGCCATCTACCCAATATCCCAGGAGTCACTAGCCCTGGCACCTTAATTGAGGACTCCAAAGTAGAAGTAAACAATTTGAACAACTTGAACGATCATGACAGGAAGCATGCAGTTGGGGATGATGCTCAGTTTGAGATGGACATCTGA